One window from the genome of Deltaproteobacteria bacterium encodes:
- a CDS encoding 30S ribosomal protein S7, with the protein MARKGRAPKREILPDPKYGDKIVARLINKLMLDGKKSVAERIVNGSFDIVREKTKTDPLKVFRKAMENIKPVIEVRSRRVGGATYQVPVEVRAERRMSLALRWLVNYSRNRSERTMTEKLAGELMDAYNNRGGAVRKREEVHKMAEANKAFAHYRW; encoded by the coding sequence ATGGCCCGCAAGGGAAGAGCACCGAAAAGAGAGATTCTGCCTGACCCGAAGTACGGCGACAAGATCGTGGCCAGGCTTATCAACAAGCTCATGCTCGACGGCAAGAAGAGTGTGGCCGAGCGGATCGTGAACGGCTCCTTCGACATAGTCAGGGAGAAGACCAAGACCGATCCTCTCAAGGTCTTCAGGAAGGCCATGGAGAACATAAAGCCCGTCATCGAGGTGCGCAGCAGGCGCGTGGGCGGCGCGACCTACCAGGTGCCCGTGGAGGTGAGGGCCGAGCGCAGGATGTCGCTTGCGCTGCGCTGGCTCGTCAACTACTCGCGCAACAGGAGCGAGCGCACCATGACGGAGAAGCTCGCCGGCGAGCTCATGGACGCCTACAACAACCGCGGCGGCGCGGTGAGGAAGAGAGAAGAGGTCCACAAGATGGCCGAGGCCAACAAGGCCTTCGCCCATTACCGCTGGTAA
- a CDS encoding 30S ribosomal protein S12, which yields MPTINQLVRKGRKKSKRKTTSPALENCPQKRGVCTRVYTTTPKKPNSALRKVARVRLTNGIEVTSYIPGIGHNLQEHSVVLIRGGRVKDLPGVRYHIVRGTLDTVGVADRKQGRSKYGAKRSK from the coding sequence ATGCCTACGATCAACCAGCTGGTCCGCAAGGGCAGGAAAAAGAGCAAGCGCAAGACCACCTCTCCGGCCCTGGAGAACTGCCCCCAGAAGAGGGGCGTGTGCACGAGGGTCTATACCACGACGCCGAAGAAACCGAACTCGGCCCTCAGGAAGGTGGCCAGGGTGAGGCTCACCAACGGCATCGAGGTCACCTCGTACATACCGGGCATAGGGCACAACCTCCAGGAGCACTCGGTCGTGCTCATCAGGGGCGGCAGGGTCAAGGACCTTCCGGGCGTGCGCTACCACATCGTGAGGGGGACGCTCGATACCGTGGGTGTCGCAGACCGCAAGCAGGGCCGCTCCAAGTACGGCGCCAAGAGGTCCAAGTAA